Proteins found in one Fundidesulfovibrio terrae genomic segment:
- the murJ gene encoding murein biosynthesis integral membrane protein MurJ, translating into MSAHVKKIAKDASIVGAATLLSRVLGFFRDVIVASVLGAGPAADAFYVAYRLPNTLRRLFAEGSMTMAFVPVFSDLREKKGDEAAFAMTRSALVWLVMILGAVTVLAILFARPITLLIAPGFAGNPDQMDLTVKLVRIVFPYIIEISIVALCMGALNSMGHFLTPALATSELNTILIAGCGVAWLFGLDVPHALAWSVLVGGLGQMYMQHPAMKRFGFSWFGPWKLKDEGVIRMAKLMLPTVFGAAVYQLNIVVGTLLASFLASGSISSLYYADRLVQFPLGVFGAAVGTVALPSLARLASAGQMDEFRHTLAASLRLTLFICLPATAGLMALAAPMVAVLFGRGAFTPEAQHATSAALVAYAVGLPAFACVRPLVSAFYAMHDTRTPVRAGFISVLVNIALGAALMFPLKHVGLALATSLSSWLNVWLLGRALHVRAGAWARFGRTTPVSIGLSLLIGIGAWLAPLNNYAALAMIAVWAVVYMALAALFKVEEASLLLDYARKRLLKRGKAA; encoded by the coding sequence ATGAGCGCCCACGTCAAAAAGATCGCCAAGGACGCCTCCATCGTGGGGGCGGCCACCCTGTTGTCTCGCGTGCTGGGATTCTTCCGGGACGTGATCGTCGCTTCCGTACTTGGCGCGGGCCCGGCCGCCGACGCTTTCTACGTGGCCTACCGCCTGCCCAACACGCTACGCCGACTGTTCGCCGAAGGGTCCATGACCATGGCCTTCGTGCCTGTGTTCTCGGACCTGCGCGAGAAAAAGGGGGACGAGGCCGCCTTCGCCATGACCCGCTCCGCGCTGGTCTGGCTGGTGATGATCCTGGGCGCGGTCACGGTGCTGGCCATCCTCTTCGCGCGGCCCATCACCCTGCTCATCGCGCCGGGCTTCGCGGGCAACCCGGACCAGATGGACCTCACGGTGAAGCTCGTGCGCATCGTGTTCCCCTACATCATCGAAATATCCATCGTGGCCCTGTGCATGGGGGCGCTCAACTCCATGGGGCACTTCCTGACCCCGGCCCTGGCCACCAGCGAGCTCAACACCATCCTCATCGCCGGTTGCGGCGTGGCCTGGCTTTTCGGCCTGGACGTGCCGCACGCCCTGGCATGGTCGGTTCTCGTCGGCGGACTTGGCCAGATGTACATGCAGCACCCGGCCATGAAGCGCTTCGGCTTTTCCTGGTTCGGCCCCTGGAAGCTCAAGGACGAGGGCGTGATCCGCATGGCCAAGCTCATGCTGCCAACCGTGTTCGGCGCGGCCGTCTACCAGCTGAACATCGTGGTCGGCACGCTCTTGGCCTCGTTTCTGGCCTCGGGGTCCATCTCTTCGCTCTACTACGCTGACAGGCTGGTGCAATTCCCCCTGGGCGTGTTCGGCGCGGCCGTGGGCACCGTGGCCCTGCCGAGCCTGGCGCGGCTGGCCTCGGCCGGACAGATGGATGAATTTCGCCACACCCTGGCGGCCTCGCTTCGCCTGACGCTCTTCATCTGCCTTCCGGCCACGGCCGGTCTCATGGCCCTGGCCGCGCCCATGGTGGCCGTGCTCTTCGGACGCGGGGCCTTCACCCCGGAGGCCCAGCATGCCACCTCGGCGGCCCTGGTGGCCTACGCCGTGGGCCTTCCGGCCTTCGCCTGCGTGCGCCCGCTGGTCTCGGCCTTCTACGCCATGCACGACACCAGGACACCGGTGCGGGCCGGTTTCATCAGCGTGCTGGTGAACATCGCCCTGGGCGCGGCGCTCATGTTCCCGCTCAAGCACGTGGGGCTGGCCCTGGCCACCTCGCTCTCCTCCTGGCTGAACGTCTGGCTGCTGGGGAGAGCGCTCCACGTCCGGGCGGGCGCATGGGCGCGGTTCGGACGCACCACCCCGGTGAGCATCGGCCTAAGCCTGTTGATCGGGATCGGGGCCTGGCTTGCGCCCCTGAACAACTACGCCGCCCTGGCCATGATCGCCGTGTGGGCCGTGGTCTACATGGCCCTGGCCGCGCTCTTCAAGGTGGAGGAAGCGTCCCTGCTGCTGGATTACGCCCGCAAAAGGCTCCTCAAGCGCGGCAAGGCCGCCTGA